In the Catenovulum adriaticum genome, CGGAGATAGATGTTGATTGTTTTTAAGTGTTGCTTGCTCGGCGATTTCTCTGGCTAATTGCTGGTCTAAATATCGATACTGCTGAGCTGCTGGCCATTGAAAAAAATCATCAGATACACGTAAAAAATAAGCTTTTGCCGTTAACCCAATAAAAGGCTTTAAACTCATTTCATACATGGCATGGCCAAATATAAATGGTTTTATACTTGTAAACCAGCGACTTCGATTTTGCCAAAAACTTTCAAGCCACAAATGAGTTTTCAATGCCGTTTTATCGGTATCTTGCGTATAAGCAAGAACCACCCCACACTCGTCAAATAAAGTTAATGCATCTCGTTGTTTTGTTCGCTGCTTCAAACCATATTGCGTTATGTCGTTCACATGTAATTCATTTAAACAACGTTTAGTATTAGGAAATAAAGCCCAAATACAGGCATTAAACAGATCGTGCCAATTATCAATACGAGTCGGAATTTTCTGTTTAGCAAAAATAAGCTCTTCATAGCTCATGCCATGCCAATTCATTGAGTCTGACTGAGCAATAAACTCAACGGGTTTTAACTTTTGATCTGCTTGTAGCTGTGTCATTAACTGTGTTAATTGTGCCGCGGATGGAAAGCTCGAAAAGTCTGATAAATTTAATAGATTAGATAAATCATCAAATATCCCACCGCCTGAAAACTGTTCGACACACCAGGGGATATCTGCTTCATATTTCTTTCGTTTCATAAAAATAATAAGCCAGCTAAACGCTCAACGATATTTAGCTGGCTTTGGACCAATTAATCGTTAAAAAATTAGACTCGTCGACGCTTACGCGCTGACTTGCCCGCTGGACGAGTTTTGCGTAATTCGGATTTACGAATTGCTTTGCGAATACGATTCGCTTTAATATTTTTTATTTTATTATTAGCATCGACTTCTTTAACCATGCTAATCGGAGCCAAACTAACTAACTTGCGTAAATAGTTAATATCTTTAACTTCTAATTCCGCCCAACCACCCATAGGTAATGTACGGGGCAATTTAATATCACCATAGCGGATTCGCGATAGTCGACTCACTTGAACGTCTTGCGACTCCCACATGCGCCTTACTTCTCGGTTACGGCCTTCTGATAAAGTCACATGATACCAACGGTTAATGCCTTCGCCACCGTGAAACTTAATTTTAGTAAAATTCGCTGGGCCGTCCTCAAGCTGAACCCCTTGGCGTAAACGCTGAATTTTAGCATCCGTTAACTCACCAAATACTCGAACGGCATATTCACGCTCAATTTCATTGGATGGATGCATTAATTTATTAGCAAGCTCACCATCTGTTGTAAATAGCATTAAGCCGGTTGTATTAATGTCTAAACGACCTACTGATACCCAACGGCCATCTTTTAATGGTGGCAAGCGATCAAATACAGTTTTACGCTTTTCTGGATCGTTACGGGTTGAAACTTCACTTAATGGCTTATTGTAAATTAACACCCGACATGGAATGTCAGCATGCGCTTTAAATTTAACAACATGACCATTGAGTTTTAGCACATCGTTTTCTTCAATACGCTCACCAATTTTCACGACTTTTTCGTTAACACTCACTCGTCCTTCTTCGATCGCGCGTTCCATTTCTCGACGTGAACCTTTGCCAGCTCTGGCTAACACTTTTTGAATTTTTTCTGACATCTGATTCTCCCGAATCTGATAAAGTTAATGAGAAGTGATTTGCTCCGACAGCTTGTCTTCAATTAGCGCAGGCAAATCTTCGAGACATTGTAACCCAAAATAGTCTAAAAACGATGCAGTTGTTGCAAATAAAGCAGGCCGACCGGCAACTTCTTTATGACCGATAACTTTAACCCAGCCACGCTCTTGTAAAGTTCTTATAATTTGACTGCTCACCGCAACCCCACGCACCGATTCAATTTCACCTCGAGTAATAGGTTGTCGATAAGCAATGAGCGCTAAAGTTTCTAACATAGCACGAGAATATTTAGGCGCTTTTTCTTGCCATAATTGGCTAACCCAAGGGCTTAGGGTTGAACGAGTTTGAAACCGATAGCCAGATCCTAACTTAACCAGTTCTATTCCACGCGGATCAAAATCGAGTTGAATTTTTTTTATCAGTTGAGATATTTTGCGTTTAGACAAAGCAAATTCGGCTAATACCGAGCTTTGTAACTGCTCAATGGTTAAAGGTGTATCTGATGCAAAAATAGCAGCTTCAATAATTTGCTGAAACTGTATATCATTTTTTTTTGCCATAGAATTTATAACGCAATTACAAATAGAGTGCAGGTGATATTACCCTAACTCAATCAGAGTTTAAATTGAATTCGACGGCGAAGCTAACAGAATAAAATTCAGTAACTGTATAAATCTATATTTTAGAAAATACATTTCACTTTACCGCTTGGCGAGTTATATGATGGGATATGTATACTATCATCAAACGAGAGTTTTTCTGTTTCATTCAAACAGAAAAAGCTGATTTTCAAAAAAATCAGCTTTTGCCATTTACGCAAATAAAATATAAGTCAATGCCTTAGCATTAACTTAATCAGCTTAACTAGCTCTCATAACCATTTGGATTATTTGATTGCCAGCGCCATGTATCTTCAGCCATTTCTTTAACGTCACGCTTAGCAGTCCAACCTAATTCTTTTTCTGCAAACGTCGGATCAGCATAACATTGCGCAATATCACCCGGACGTCGTGGCGAAACTTGATAAGGAACCGGTTTACCACTGGCAGCTTCAAACGCTTTAACCATATCTAATACACTGCTGCCTTTACCTGTACCTAAATTATAAACATGCGTACCTGATTTGTTATGTAATTTTTCTAATGCTTGTACATGACCACGCGCTAAATCTAAAACATGAATGTAATCACGCACCCCGGTACCGTCAGGTGTTGAATAATCGTCACCAAATACTGATAACTTTTCGCGCTTACCAACTGCGACTTGAGCTATAAACGGCATGAGATTATTCGGGATGCCATTTGGATCTTCACCAATTGTGCCACTTTTATGTGCACCGACTGGGTTAAAGTAACGCAGTAAAACCACACTTAGTTTATCGTTCGCAAAAGACACATCTTTTAAAATTTCTTCAACCATCAGCTTGCTACGACCGTACGGGTTTGTAGCGCTTAATGGAAAGGACTCTAAAATTGGAACACTCGCAGGGTCACCATATACAGTTGCTGAAGAGCTAAAAATAAGACTATAAACTTCATTTTTAAGCATACAATCAACTAAAATTCGAGAGCCATTAACGTTATTATCATAATATTCAAGTGGTTTTTCGGTTGATTCGCCAACGGCTTTTAAACCAGCAAAATGAATAACAGAATCAATTTTGTGTTCATTGAAAATCGTATTTAGTGCATCAAAATCACGAATATCTGCTTGATAAAACGGGATCGTTTTTTGGCAGATTTTTTCAACGCGTTTTAACGCCTCAGGTTTACTATTAACCAAGTTATCAACGACAACAACTTCATGACCAGCTTCGATTAAATCAATTGTGGTATGCGAACCAATATAACCTGCACCACCTGTTACTAATATTTTCATAAATCACCTGTTAGCTTACGAGCTTATTTATTAATTAACTTCGCCAAGGTTATACGTTTAACCTTAATATGAAAAGTATTTTTGATGAATTAACTTAAATAGTTAACATAATGCAAAATATAATCATGATAAATTGCCTTTTTTAAGATAAAATCACTAAAATTCATTAAATTTTGATAATTTTAATTACGTGGCTAACTGACTAAGCTCAAAACGATCATTTGTCATACTTTCAAAATATAGATAACGCCTCCAATTAATGGCGTTAATCCATCAATCCA is a window encoding:
- a CDS encoding DUF3025 domain-containing protein, producing MKRKKYEADIPWCVEQFSGGGIFDDLSNLLNLSDFSSFPSAAQLTQLMTQLQADQKLKPVEFIAQSDSMNWHGMSYEELIFAKQKIPTRIDNWHDLFNACIWALFPNTKRCLNELHVNDITQYGLKQRTKQRDALTLFDECGVVLAYTQDTDKTALKTHLWLESFWQNRSRWFTSIKPFIFGHAMYEMSLKPFIGLTAKAYFLRVSDDFFQWPAAQQYRYLDQQLAREIAEQATLKNNQHLSPLPILGVPFWYDDNQEREFYLNENYFRPKRQPKVIKNKEKDIQSN
- the rluB gene encoding 23S rRNA pseudouridine(2605) synthase RluB gives rise to the protein MSEKIQKVLARAGKGSRREMERAIEEGRVSVNEKVVKIGERIEENDVLKLNGHVVKFKAHADIPCRVLIYNKPLSEVSTRNDPEKRKTVFDRLPPLKDGRWVSVGRLDINTTGLMLFTTDGELANKLMHPSNEIEREYAVRVFGELTDAKIQRLRQGVQLEDGPANFTKIKFHGGEGINRWYHVTLSEGRNREVRRMWESQDVQVSRLSRIRYGDIKLPRTLPMGGWAELEVKDINYLRKLVSLAPISMVKEVDANNKIKNIKANRIRKAIRKSELRKTRPAGKSARKRRRV
- the scpB gene encoding SMC-Scp complex subunit ScpB, encoding MAKKNDIQFQQIIEAAIFASDTPLTIEQLQSSVLAEFALSKRKISQLIKKIQLDFDPRGIELVKLGSGYRFQTRSTLSPWVSQLWQEKAPKYSRAMLETLALIAYRQPITRGEIESVRGVAVSSQIIRTLQERGWVKVIGHKEVAGRPALFATTASFLDYFGLQCLEDLPALIEDKLSEQITSH
- the galE gene encoding UDP-glucose 4-epimerase GalE, producing the protein MKILVTGGAGYIGSHTTIDLIEAGHEVVVVDNLVNSKPEALKRVEKICQKTIPFYQADIRDFDALNTIFNEHKIDSVIHFAGLKAVGESTEKPLEYYDNNVNGSRILVDCMLKNEVYSLIFSSSATVYGDPASVPILESFPLSATNPYGRSKLMVEEILKDVSFANDKLSVVLLRYFNPVGAHKSGTIGEDPNGIPNNLMPFIAQVAVGKREKLSVFGDDYSTPDGTGVRDYIHVLDLARGHVQALEKLHNKSGTHVYNLGTGKGSSVLDMVKAFEAASGKPVPYQVSPRRPGDIAQCYADPTFAEKELGWTAKRDVKEMAEDTWRWQSNNPNGYES